Proteins from a genomic interval of Actinoalloteichus hymeniacidonis:
- a CDS encoding ATP-binding protein — MPVPSRSFGDILISRRRAAGLTQEELADRSGLSVRAISDMERGRALGPQRRTVQALTAALELDRQAARDLEAAAKAGRQRPQSAQTSNSTAPPDDTRRAPAEAATDGRSRCDLPPEVGDLTERDIELRRLRRLAEATAADDHRGATVVVLFGAPGVGKTTLAVRAGHELAEHFPDARFFVNMRGMDVERLTPGQALGRLLLALGVEAARIPEDTDDRAGLYRSLLQDRRVLLVLDNVADEAQIRPLLPNGPGCLVILTSRRVLSGLESVHRQLLDVLSPTGAVALLESIIGSERAMREPVETARVAQLCGCLPLALRIAGNRLASRPRWGVSYLVSALSDQRRRLTALTAGDLQVRAALEVSYRQCHPSERRVFRRLSLLTGQDFDVRQAAVVAEDDPDTVSEVLEELVDASLLGTAPTGDRYVLHDLLRLFAGEQLVEEETTATVERLAGLVTGWFLHSAVRAGGFFVPADFDGGPAPVPPQPVALIHDLDQAREWLDDEQTNWLAALRQAATTGRNAEILKLCRALHWYSDVRAEASLWQEVFDRGVTAARALRSRWDEAVQLNYLGWAVNRTPGRQDEAFEVHQLALAASRDVNDLREEAWSLQYCGRTRLGSGQPHDAAEYFKAASDLFRQVGYPLGEQITASFEGLALREMGRLDESIVLLRQVVAYFRAADDSSLAISLLRLGDTLELAEQYVEAHTAFQEAHALCIRLDVPLWAAEAAFGCGRTAQALGEPAVAQGHLATAAAGYAGESTEAVNRARVLHRLASIIQLRDPAEADRIRSQVRGIIDGLDTHSAAELTARLHSEQTDEPTAS; from the coding sequence ATGCCAGTGCCCTCCCGATCCTTCGGTGACATCCTGATCTCTCGGCGACGGGCTGCGGGGCTCACGCAAGAAGAGCTGGCCGATCGATCGGGATTGAGTGTCCGTGCGATCAGCGACATGGAACGCGGCCGGGCGCTGGGCCCACAACGACGCACCGTACAGGCGTTGACCGCAGCGCTGGAGCTGGACCGGCAAGCCGCCCGGGATCTGGAGGCGGCGGCCAAGGCCGGGCGGCAACGCCCACAGTCCGCGCAGACCAGCAATTCCACGGCTCCCCCCGACGACACTCGGCGGGCGCCCGCCGAGGCGGCCACCGACGGCCGCTCCCGCTGTGACCTGCCGCCCGAGGTCGGCGATCTGACCGAACGCGACATCGAGCTGCGACGACTGCGGCGCCTCGCCGAGGCCACCGCCGCCGACGATCATCGCGGCGCCACCGTGGTCGTGCTGTTCGGCGCACCCGGCGTCGGCAAGACGACCCTCGCCGTGCGGGCGGGCCACGAACTCGCCGAACACTTCCCGGACGCCCGGTTCTTCGTGAACATGCGCGGGATGGACGTCGAGCGGCTGACGCCGGGTCAAGCACTGGGCAGGCTGCTGCTGGCACTCGGCGTCGAGGCGGCCCGGATCCCGGAGGACACCGACGATCGCGCCGGTCTCTACCGCTCCTTGTTGCAGGACCGCCGGGTGTTGCTGGTGCTGGACAACGTCGCCGACGAGGCGCAGATCCGGCCGCTGTTGCCCAACGGTCCGGGTTGTCTGGTGATCCTCACCAGCAGGCGGGTGCTCTCCGGGTTGGAATCGGTGCATCGCCAGCTGCTCGACGTGCTCTCTCCGACCGGGGCCGTCGCCCTGTTGGAGTCGATCATCGGTTCGGAACGCGCCATGCGGGAGCCGGTCGAGACCGCGCGAGTGGCCCAGTTATGCGGGTGCCTGCCGCTGGCACTGCGCATCGCGGGCAATCGGCTGGCGAGCAGGCCGCGGTGGGGCGTGAGTTATCTGGTCTCGGCCTTATCGGATCAACGACGTCGATTGACCGCGTTGACCGCGGGCGACCTCCAGGTTCGGGCGGCGTTGGAGGTGTCCTACCGCCAGTGTCATCCCTCGGAGCGCCGGGTGTTCCGCAGGCTCTCCCTGCTGACCGGGCAGGACTTCGATGTGCGGCAGGCCGCCGTGGTCGCCGAGGACGATCCCGACACGGTTTCCGAGGTGTTGGAGGAGCTGGTCGATGCGAGTTTGCTCGGCACCGCACCGACCGGGGATCGCTATGTGCTGCACGACCTGCTCCGACTCTTCGCGGGTGAGCAACTCGTCGAGGAGGAGACCACTGCCACGGTAGAGCGGTTGGCGGGCCTGGTCACCGGGTGGTTCCTGCACAGTGCCGTGCGCGCGGGAGGCTTCTTCGTCCCCGCGGACTTCGACGGCGGCCCCGCACCCGTCCCACCACAACCGGTGGCACTGATCCACGATCTGGATCAGGCCAGGGAATGGCTCGACGACGAACAGACGAACTGGCTTGCCGCGCTGCGCCAAGCGGCGACCACCGGTCGCAACGCGGAGATCCTGAAGCTCTGCCGGGCGTTGCACTGGTATTCCGATGTCCGCGCCGAGGCCTCGCTGTGGCAGGAGGTTTTCGACCGAGGGGTCACGGCGGCCCGCGCGCTGCGAAGCCGGTGGGACGAGGCGGTGCAGCTCAACTACCTCGGTTGGGCGGTGAATCGGACGCCCGGCAGGCAGGACGAGGCGTTCGAGGTCCACCAGTTGGCGCTGGCGGCTTCCCGGGATGTCAACGATCTGCGGGAGGAGGCCTGGTCGTTGCAGTACTGCGGGCGTACCCGGCTCGGCAGCGGGCAGCCGCACGATGCCGCGGAGTACTTCAAGGCCGCGTCGGATCTGTTCCGGCAGGTGGGTTATCCCCTCGGCGAGCAGATCACCGCATCGTTCGAGGGCTTGGCCCTACGCGAGATGGGCAGGCTGGACGAGTCCATCGTTCTGCTCCGGCAGGTGGTGGCCTACTTCCGGGCGGCCGACGACAGCTCGCTGGCGATCTCGCTGCTGCGGTTGGGCGACACCCTGGAACTCGCCGAGCAGTACGTCGAGGCGCACACCGCCTTCCAGGAGGCGCACGCGTTGTGTATCCGACTCGATGTCCCGCTCTGGGCGGCCGAAGCGGCCTTCGGCTGTGGTCGAACGGCGCAGGCGCTCGGCGAACCCGCTGTCGCGCAGGGGCATCTCGCCACGGCGGCGGCCGGTTATGCCGGGGAGTCCACCGAGGCGGTGAATCGGGCGCGGGTGTTGCATCGGCTCGCCTCGATCATCCAGCTCAGGGATCCCG
- a CDS encoding 50S ribosomal protein L11 methyltransferase has product MDPAQRGIGHAIGRHALAASHAAGELMVVLLGRTWVVQDGVYSPTGSPSTELCTTALPYPAGGSFLEIGSGCGVTVVHALLHGCTTAVATDVTPQAVANTRLNAELHGVDDRLDVRSGSVFDPLDHGDRFDLVFWNAPSLLDAEDPEVSNALSRSYFDPGRQGLSAFLSGLRARLTQGGRAFLGFDDLGDCVGLRALAAEHGWRLRITACEVAPRRAVVEGRPIDVEVDHLLYELFPGRGPQPE; this is encoded by the coding sequence ATGGATCCCGCTCAGCGGGGAATCGGTCATGCGATCGGTAGACATGCGCTGGCCGCCTCGCACGCCGCCGGGGAGCTGATGGTCGTCCTGCTCGGACGGACCTGGGTGGTGCAGGACGGGGTCTATTCCCCGACTGGCTCACCGTCCACCGAGCTCTGCACTACCGCGTTGCCCTACCCGGCCGGTGGTTCCTTCCTGGAGATCGGCAGCGGATGCGGCGTCACCGTCGTCCATGCGCTGCTGCACGGGTGCACCACGGCCGTCGCCACCGACGTCACGCCGCAGGCGGTCGCCAACACCAGGTTGAACGCCGAACTGCACGGCGTGGACGATCGACTTGATGTGCGGTCCGGTTCGGTCTTCGACCCGCTGGACCATGGAGACCGATTCGACCTGGTGTTCTGGAACGCACCATCGTTGCTGGACGCGGAGGACCCGGAGGTCTCCAACGCCCTGAGCCGGTCCTATTTCGACCCGGGACGCCAGGGCCTGAGCGCCTTCCTTTCCGGGCTTCGTGCCCGGCTCACCCAAGGCGGTCGCGCCTTCCTCGGGTTCGACGATCTCGGCGACTGCGTCGGGTTGCGGGCCCTGGCCGCCGAGCATGGTTGGCGGCTGCGCATCACGGCGTGCGAGGTCGCCCCGAGACGCGCCGTCGTCGAGGGCAGACCGATCGATGTCGAGGTCGACCACCTGCTGTACGAGCTGTTCCCCGGTCGGGGACCGCAGCCGGAGTAA
- a CDS encoding COG1470 family protein, with amino-acid sequence MTTSAELDPLIVVVTPGEETTASLTVRNGGDIVEAYEFEIVGASAGWATVEPGRLSLYPGTSETVQVVLRPPRTSEVPVGEIPIGVRVIPAERPETATVPEGTLLVRPFHEVTAEVVPQVRRARKRAHYRIAVHNAGNTGLSLPHTGLDFVDTDEQLRFNTTHTTMAIEPGATAEIDLQASARRLMWFGKPVTRPFQVVAATTDTTPATDQDAEATSVIGEPASAADEPADTAPSSATSEAQFVQLAVLPQWLLWLLAALLALLALWFGLVRPAVESAAREAAEERAEEMVETGDFPPAGPPPTEGGTEDGSGPGSGGGAEGQDDASGSTEPGSGDGQGGGLGEGEQLTVTIEVETDSGESATGRHTVDEDQLFRVTDILVSNFQGDEGIVTITFDETVIARIALETFRNQDYHWVTPIDVPAESDIIVEVDCAQPGTPASGEQAAGCVELLNVSGMIVTLED; translated from the coding sequence ATGACAACCTCGGCGGAATTGGACCCGCTCATCGTGGTCGTCACTCCCGGTGAAGAGACCACCGCAAGTCTCACGGTGCGAAACGGCGGCGACATCGTCGAGGCGTACGAATTCGAGATAGTCGGGGCCAGCGCAGGTTGGGCCACGGTGGAGCCCGGCAGACTGTCGCTGTACCCGGGAACGTCGGAGACGGTGCAGGTGGTGCTGCGGCCGCCCAGGACATCCGAGGTTCCGGTCGGCGAGATCCCGATCGGTGTCCGGGTGATCCCGGCGGAGCGACCCGAGACCGCCACGGTGCCGGAGGGCACTCTGCTGGTCCGCCCGTTCCACGAAGTGACGGCCGAGGTGGTTCCGCAGGTGCGGCGCGCCCGGAAACGGGCTCACTACCGGATCGCCGTCCACAATGCGGGCAACACCGGGTTGTCGTTGCCGCACACCGGGCTGGACTTCGTCGACACCGACGAACAACTCCGGTTCAACACCACACACACCACGATGGCCATCGAGCCAGGGGCCACCGCCGAGATCGACCTGCAGGCTTCGGCACGCAGGCTGATGTGGTTCGGCAAACCGGTCACCCGCCCGTTCCAGGTCGTCGCGGCCACGACCGACACCACGCCTGCGACGGACCAGGATGCCGAGGCCACCTCGGTGATCGGGGAACCGGCCTCCGCTGCCGACGAGCCTGCGGACACGGCCCCGTCCAGCGCGACATCGGAAGCACAGTTCGTCCAGCTCGCGGTACTGCCGCAGTGGTTGCTGTGGCTGTTGGCCGCGCTGCTGGCCTTGCTGGCGCTGTGGTTCGGGCTGGTTCGACCCGCCGTCGAGTCGGCAGCGCGCGAGGCGGCCGAGGAACGCGCCGAGGAGATGGTCGAGACCGGCGACTTCCCGCCCGCGGGCCCACCGCCCACCGAGGGCGGTACCGAAGACGGGAGCGGCCCCGGTTCGGGTGGCGGCGCCGAGGGACAGGACGACGCTTCGGGCTCGACCGAACCCGGCTCCGGGGACGGACAGGGCGGTGGCCTCGGCGAGGGCGAGCAGTTGACGGTCACCATCGAGGTCGAGACCGACAGCGGCGAGTCTGCCACGGGCCGACACACGGTGGATGAGGATCAGCTCTTCCGGGTCACCGACATCCTGGTGTCGAACTTCCAGGGAGACGAGGGAATCGTCACGATCACCTTCGACGAGACGGTGATCGCCCGGATCGCCTTGGAGACCTTCCGCAACCAGGACTACCACTGGGTCACACCGATCGACGTCCCGGCGGAGAGCGACATCATCGTGGAGGTGGACTGTGCCCAACCCGGCACTCCGGCTTCCGGCGAACAGGCGGCGGGCTGTGTCGAGTTGCTCAACGTCAGCGGAATGATCGTGACGCTGGAGGATTGA
- a CDS encoding helix-turn-helix transcriptional regulator, whose translation MSIERVPVAVYAEDPISQTGVTCQLRPRPEVEVLRLPDEENRAVVSLVVVDRLDDNAIRLLRRLRQSGDTRTGLVVGQVEQNALSVAIECGVAAVIRRVDAGQDRLVEMIMAASRGEGVLPGDLLGRLLEQMGQLQRKVLDPRGLTMSALTSREIDVLQLISEGFDTGEIATKLCYSERTVKNVLYEVTTRLQLRNRAHAVAYVMRHGLI comes from the coding sequence ATGAGTATCGAACGAGTGCCGGTGGCCGTGTACGCGGAGGACCCGATCTCACAGACCGGGGTGACCTGCCAGTTGCGACCGCGTCCCGAGGTGGAGGTGCTGCGACTTCCCGACGAGGAGAATCGGGCGGTGGTGTCGTTGGTGGTGGTGGATCGGCTGGACGACAACGCCATCCGGTTACTGCGTCGACTCCGACAGTCCGGTGACACCCGGACCGGCCTGGTGGTCGGTCAGGTCGAACAGAACGCCCTGTCGGTGGCCATCGAATGCGGTGTCGCCGCAGTGATCCGGCGGGTCGACGCAGGCCAGGACCGTCTCGTCGAGATGATCATGGCTGCGTCCCGTGGCGAGGGCGTGCTACCCGGCGACCTGCTCGGCAGACTGCTGGAACAGATGGGGCAGTTGCAGCGCAAGGTGCTCGATCCGCGTGGCCTGACCATGTCCGCTCTGACCTCGCGCGAGATCGACGTCCTGCAACTCATCTCCGAGGGTTTCGACACCGGTGAGATCGCCACCAAGCTCTGTTACTCCGAACGCACCGTGAAGAACGTGCTGTACGAGGTCACCACCAGGTTGCAGCTGCGCAATCGGGCGCACGCCGTCGCCTACGTGATGCGGCACGGCCTGATCTGA
- a CDS encoding DUF4255 domain-containing protein, giving the protein MIHEVDEGLRRMLSAESFPGGEIELVFDAPTRAWAARRTAPTINVFLYDIREDAERRRTNPTEEFAADGVTIVRREPPRWFQLSYLVSAWTTRPQDEHRLLSAVLSCLIEHDELPAAHLEGTLAGLGLGVPIDAAGPVGENRSAADLWSALGGELKAAVDLRVLAPLAGRQIGTAPPVTDGLVMRTRDSRSDAESARIRRLRYQNQPDPEVITPPDPTEGLGATRPRPTGRGPRRRGGRIR; this is encoded by the coding sequence GTGATCCACGAGGTGGACGAGGGTTTACGTCGGATGCTGTCCGCCGAGAGCTTCCCCGGCGGGGAGATCGAGTTGGTCTTCGACGCGCCCACCAGGGCGTGGGCCGCTCGGCGGACCGCTCCGACGATCAATGTCTTCCTCTACGACATCAGGGAGGACGCCGAACGCAGGCGGACCAATCCCACCGAGGAGTTCGCCGCCGATGGAGTGACGATCGTGCGGCGGGAACCACCGCGCTGGTTCCAGTTGTCCTACCTGGTCAGCGCGTGGACGACGCGGCCACAGGACGAGCACCGACTGTTGTCGGCGGTGCTGTCATGTCTGATCGAGCACGACGAGCTGCCTGCGGCGCACCTCGAGGGGACCCTGGCCGGGTTGGGGCTGGGCGTGCCCATCGACGCTGCGGGCCCGGTCGGGGAGAACCGATCGGCGGCCGATCTGTGGTCGGCCTTGGGCGGCGAGTTGAAGGCTGCGGTGGACCTGCGGGTGCTGGCGCCGCTGGCGGGCAGGCAGATCGGCACGGCACCGCCGGTCACCGACGGATTGGTGATGCGAACCCGGGATTCGCGTTCCGACGCTGAATCGGCGCGCATCCGCCGCTTGCGCTATCAGAACCAGCCCGACCCGGAGGTGATCACCCCGCCCGATCCGACCGAGGGGCTGGGGGCCACCCGCCCGAGGCCGACCGGGCGCGGTCCTCGCCGACGTGGTGGGCGGATCCGATGA